The following are from one region of the Sorghum bicolor cultivar BTx623 chromosome 2, Sorghum_bicolor_NCBIv3, whole genome shotgun sequence genome:
- the LOC8084990 gene encoding probable AMP deaminase: MESPYALHLALAALVGASFAAASAYYMHRKTLDQLLRFARDQQRRRNRLLPDADELEGGEDDEDYPPAHRDHDRRTLPIPPGLPPLHTGREGGRPVISPGSTKRVGPIVRPTTPKSSVPTVSAFDRIEDSDDEEDLVPDAKNDTAYLAPNGAVGSDLTDKASQNGELKSAPSTQMIRSHSATGSLHAPQLNPIAADILRKEPEHETFSKINITAVETPSPDEIEAYKVLQKCLELRERYIFREEVAPWEKEIITDPSTPKPNPNPFNYEHQAKTDHHFEMVDGVIHVYPNKHSKERLYPVADATTFFTDMHYILRVLAAGDIRTVCHHRLNLLEQKFNLHLMVNTDRELLAQKAAPHRDFYNVRKVDTHVHHSACMNQKHLLRFIKSKLRKEPNEVVIFRDGTYLTLKEVFESLDLTGYDLNVDLLDVHADKSTFHRFDKFNLKYNPCGQSRLREIFLKQDNLIQGRFLAELTKEVFSDLEASKYQMAEYRISIYGRKKSEWDQMASWIVNNELYSENVVWLIQIPRIYNVYREMGTINSFQNLLDNIFLPLYEVTVDPASHPQLHVFLEQVVGLDLVDDESKPERRPTKHMPTPEQWTNVFNPAYAYYVYYCYANLYTLNKLRESKGMTTIKLRPHCGEAGDIDHLAAAFLTSHNIAHGVNLKKSPVLQYLYYLAQIGLAMSPLSNNSLFIDYHRNPFPTFFLRGLNVSLSTDDPLQIHLTKEPLVEEYSIAASLWKLSSCDLCEIARNSVYQSGFSHRLKSHWIGRNYYRRGPEGNDIHQTNVPHIRVEFRHTIWKEEMELIHFGNVKLPEEIDR; this comes from the exons atGGAGTCCCCCTACGCTCTCCACCTCGCCCTCGCCGCGCTCGTCGGCGCCTCCTTCGCCGCTGCCTCCGCCTACTACATGCACCGCAAGACCCTCGACCAGCTTCTCCGCTTCGCCCGCGACCAACAGCGCCGCCGCAACCGCCTCCTCCCCGACGCCGACGAACTCGAGGGCGGCGAAGACGACGAGGACTATCCTCCGGCGCACAGGGACCACGATCGCCGCACCCTGCCCATCCCGCCGGGCCTACCGCCGCTCCACACCGGCCGAGAGGGTG GTAGGCCAGTCATTTCTCCAGGTTCGACTAAAAGAGTTGGACCTATTGTTAGACCGACTACACCCAAATCCTCTGTCCCCACTGTCAGTGCATTTGATAGAATTGAAGATTCAGATGACGAGGAGGATCTTGTCCCAGATGCCAAGAATGATACTGCTTACTTGGCCCCAAATGGTGCTGTT GGATCAGATCTCACAGATAAAGCGAGCCAAAATGGGGAATTAAAATCAGCACCATCAACGCAGATGATTAGATCCCATAGTGCAACTGGCAGTCTGCATGCACCCCAGCTTAACCCAATAGCAGCTGATATACTTCGAAAGGAACCTGAACATGAAACCTTCAGTAAAATCAACATCACAGCTGTTG AGACTCCTTCTCCTGATGAAATCGAAGCATACAAGGTTCTTCAGAAATGCCTTGAGCTGCGTGAGAGGTACATATTCAGAGAAGAAGTTGCTCCTTGGGAAAAGGAGATCATAACTGATCCTAGTACCCCAAAACCTAACCCAAATCCGTTCAATTATGAACATCAGGCTAAAACTGAT CACCATTTTGAAATGGTTGATGGTGTCATTCATGTGTATCCCAATAAACATT CTAAAGAAAGACTCTATCCAGTTGCCGATGCAACTACCTTCTTTACTGATATGCACTACATCCTTCGTGTGTTGGCTGCTGGGGATATCCGAACTGTGTGTCATCACCGTCTAAATCTTCTAGAGCAA AAATTTAATCTTCATTTGATGGTTAATACGGATAGAGAACTGCTTGCTCAGAAAGCTGCACCTCACCGGGACTTCTACAACGTTAGGAAGGTTGATACTCATGTTCATCACTCAGCATGCATGAACCAGAAGCACCTGTTGAGATTTATCAAGTCTAAGTTGAGGAAGGAACCTAATGAG GTTGTAATCTTTAGAGATGGGACCTACTTGACTCTTAAGGAGGTTTTTGAGAGTTTGGACTTGACAGG GTATGATCTCAATGTTGATCTCTTAGATGTCCATGCTGATAAGAGTACATTTCATCGTTTCGACAAGTTCAATCTGAAATATAATCCATGTGGTCAATCTCGCCTGAGGGAGATCTTTTTAAAACAGGATAATCTTATCCAAG GTCGCTTCCTTGCTGAGCTGACAAAAGAAGTATTTTCtgaccttgaagcaagtaaataTCAG ATGGCTGAGTATCGGATATCTATTTATGGGAGGAAGAAAAGTGAATGGGACCAAATGGCAAGTTGGATAGTGAACAATGAATTATATAGCGAGAATGTTGTTTGGTTAATTCAG ATTCCTCGGATATACAATGTATACAGGGAGATGGGCACAATCAATTCATTCCAAAACCTCCTTGACAATATTTTTCTCCCTCTTTATGAAGTAACTGTTGACCCAGCTTCACATCCTCAGCTCCATGTTTTCTTAGAACAG GTTGTTGGGTTGGATTTGGTGGATGATGAAAGCAAACCTGAAAGACGCCCAACAAAACATATGCCAACACCTGAGCAATGGACTAATGTTTTCAATCCAGCCTATGCATATTATGTGTACTATTGCTATGCCAATCTGTATACACTGAACAAG CTTCGTGAGTCCAAGGGCATGACAACAATCAAACTGCGTCCACACTGTGGGGAG GCTGGTGATATCGATCACCTTGCTGCAGCATTTCTTACTTCACATAATATTGCTCATGGGGTGAACCTAAAGAAATCCCCTGTACTTCAGTATTTGTACTATCTTGCTCAG ATTGGTCTTGCAATGTCTCCCTTAAGTAACAACTCACTGTTTATCGACTATCATCGGAACCCTTTCCCAACATTTTTCTTGAGAGGTCTTAACGTGTCTCTTTCAACTGACGACCCTCTACAAATTCACCTGACAAAGGAACCTTTGGTTGAAGAATACAGTATTGCTGCTTCA CTTTGGAAGCTGAGCTCATGTGACCTGTGTGAAATCGCTAGAAATTCTGTCTACCAGTCTGGCTTCTCTCACAGGCTCAAG TCTCACTGGATTGGGAGAAACTACTACAGAAGGGGTCCGGAGGGCAATGACATCCACCAGACAAATGTTCCTCACATCAGGGTTGAATTTCGACACACT ATCTGGAAAGAAGAAATGGAGCTGATACATTTTGGAAATGTTAAACTACCCGAAGAAATTGACAGGTGA
- the LOC8084991 gene encoding protein trichome birefringence-like 28, which produces MQHRRKPASAAAPPAAKQPPARRPTARLSLAGLVVSVFLVATFLYNEDVVKAASRSSSVPATRAAVEVGVSGRARSPDLRVLQEAAHQDGEADALQKQQQEQEQEQEDRDRKEADQKPPPLTTLPVDNTKRQDEEQQTQKQPPPQAVADGCDLYRGRWTFDAAGEQAPLYRESECEFLTEQVTCMRNGRRDDSYQKWRWQPDGCDLPRYDARLLLERLRNKRLMFVGDSLNRNQWESMVCLVQSVVPWGHKTLQKFVNNGSLNVFTAHDYNATVEFYWAPFLVESNSDDPQVHSVMDRVIAWRAIAKHAKNWKGVDYLVFNSYIWWLNTFEMKVMKGTNRHGHQQQQQQQQGKERWSKYALVDRPVAYREVLKTWAKWVDRHIDPNRTRVFFMGMSPNHITPWAWGNNGGIKCAMETQPISNNRTGRLDIGTDWRLHGVALGVLARYLRRVPVQFVDITGLSELRKDAHTSVHTLRQGKLLTPEQQADPKTYADCIHWCLPGLPDTWNHFLYAHIISPSPPSSSSQDH; this is translated from the exons ATGCAGCACCGCCGCAAGCCCGcttccgccgccgcgccgccggccgccAAGCAGCCGCCCGCGCGCAGGCCCACGGCGCGCCTCTCGCTCGCGGGCCTCGTCGTCTCCGTCTTCCTCGTCGCCACCTTCCTCTACAACGAGGACGTGGTCAAGGCCGCCTCCCGTTCCAGCTCAGTCCCAGCAACAAGAGCCGCTGTTGAGGTCGGCGTCTCCGGGCGGGCGAGGTCACCCGACCTGCGGGTGCTGCAGGAGGCAGCGCACCAGGATGGGGAGGCGGACGCCCTTcagaagcagcagcaggagcaggagcaggagcaggaggatCGAGATCGCAAGGAAGCCGACCAGAAGCCGCCGCCGCTGACCaccctccccgtcgacaatacTAAAAGGCAGGACGAGGAGCAGCAAACCCAGAAGCAGCCGCCGCCCCAGGCCGTTGCCGATGGGTGCGACCTGTACCGGGGGCGCTGGACGTTCGACGCGGCCGGCGAGCAGGCGCCGCTGTACCGCGAGTCGGAGTGCGAGTTCCTGACGGAGCAGGTGACGTGCATGCGCAACGGCCGCCGCGACGACTCGTACCAGAAGTGGCGGTGGCAGCCCGACGGATGCGACCTGCCCAG GTATGATGCTCGGCTGCTGCTTGAGCGGCTGCGCAACAAGCGGCTCATGTTTGTGGGGGACTCTCTGAACCGCAACCAGTGGGAGTCCATGGTGTGCCTGGTGCAGTCCGTCGTGCCCTGGGGCCACAAGACGCTGCAGAAGTTCGTCAACAACGGATCGCTCAACGTATTCACGGCGCAT GATTACAACGCCACCGTGGAGTTCTACTGGGCGCCCTTCCTGGTCGAGTCCAACTCGGATGACCCGCAGGTGCACAGCGTCATGGACCGTGTCATCGCCTGGCGCGCAATCGCCAAGCACGCCAAGAACTGGAAGGGCGTCGACTACCTCGTCTTCAACTCATACATCTGGTGGCTCAATACATTCGAGATGAAAGTCAT GAAAGGCACTAATCGCCATGgccatcagcagcagcagcagcagcagcagggaaaGGAGAGGTGGAGCAAGTACGCGCTGGTGGACCGGCCGGTGGCGTACCGGGAGGTGCTCAAGACGTGGGCCAAGTGGGTCGACCGCCACATCGACCCCAACCGAACCAGAGTCTTCTTCATGGGCATGTCGCCCAACCACATCAC gcCGTGGGCGTGGGGCAACAACGGCGGGATCAAGTGTGCTATGGAGACGCAGCCGATCAGCAACAACCGGACGGGACGGCTGGACATCGGGACGGACTGGCGGCTGCACGGCGTGGCGCTCGGGGTGCTGGCGCGCTACCTCCGCCGCGTGCCGGTGCAGTTCGTGGACATCACGGGCCTGTCGGAGCTGCGCAAGGACGCGCACACCTCCGTGCACACGCTGCGGCAGGGGAAGCTGCTCACCCCGGAGCAGCAGGCCGACCCCAAGACCTACGCCGACTGCATCCACTGGTGCCTCCCAGGCCTCCCTGACACCTGGAACCACTTCCTCTACGCGCACATCATATCACCAAGCCCGCCCTCGTCGTCGTCCCAGGATCACTAA
- the LOC8077523 gene encoding increased DNA methylation 1: MTKAAAPSKPWQPAALDAEFSPQVAQLLLTDHGRRELSSCLRRRDEALRMTVRKHLLALGWTILSRPNAAMLTRLRYRAPGGYDAKSYCSLPDLVVDSAAASQFEFEFEQQEEEEDQIITVVNNNEPPPPPPQTKDEEDDDEEDGPAEPAEEEEQKEEDDDQDAVIAEYIALMARNDGASRGRRAGRLRDGAKRHLLAAGWTFWTKLKSNGREELRYRAPTGRSYISLHTACQAFKTSRRQAALPMTTASASASSASNSSSSSSKIDRRRVHATPATILRAVRPSRVGDGDEDGGTIHCQPPVVMTIRKKRKLIGDGDAVNVTMKKIKKKETCCQVVGADGTQLIKKSITTTTLTRKKRRRKEATASKNQTRVVLRPTNSTASACQRRSRTLLSVLIDKDIVVPRDKVTYRAARDRPAAKDGFITGEGIRCTCCNKTLTVAEFAAHATARRGSDRREAWARVFLKDGRSLSQCLVELMRRDVAVVAARNGDVRVKEKCSDPEGDSVCSICNDGGDLLLCDNCPSAFHHACVGLQATPEGDWFCPSCRCGVCGGSDFDATAAGGGGFTDKTIIYCDQCEREYHVGCVRRRGSEEEEESAAEWCRRPEEQEEWPWLCSPECGEVFRHLQGLAAVARERSIPIPTTVPTTVEGVSLSILRRRRRRPISMVATGSGCQEEEEEEDAAEHGQLCSALDVLHECFVTLIEPRTQTDLTADIVFNRESELRRLNFRGYYVVGLEKAGELITVGTLRVLGTEVAELPLVGTRFAHRRQGMCHLLVTELEKVLRQVGVRRLVLPAVPELLPMWTASLGFHPMTRSDVMEIAAEHAILSFQGTTMCHKSLHLA, encoded by the exons ATGACGAAGGCGGCCGCCCCTTCGAAACCATGGCAGCCGGCGGCGCTGGACGCCGAGTTCTCGCCGCAGGTGGCCCAGCTGCTCCTGACGGACCACGGCCGCAGGGAGCTGTCCTCCTGCCTACGCCGCAGAGACGAGGCCCTGAGGATGACGGTCAGGAAGCACCTGCTGGCGCTGGGGTGGACCATCCTGTCCAGGCCCAACGCCGCCATGTTGACGAGGCTCCGCTACAGGGCGCCAGGAGGCTATGACGCCAAGTCCTACTGCTCCCTTCCGGACCTCGTCGTCGATAGCGCCGCCGCCTCACAGTTTGAGTTTGAGTTtgagcagcaggaggaggaggaggatcagATTATTACTGTTGTTAATAATAACGAGCCTCCGCCTCCCCCGCCACAAACCAAGGACGAGGAAGACGATGATGAGGAAGATGGGCCTGCTgagccggcggaggaggaggagcaaaaAGAGGAAGATGATGACCAGGACGCCGTCATTGCCGAGTACATCGCGCTCATGGCGAGGAACGACGGCGCCAGCAGGGGCCGCAGGGCGGGCCGTCTCCGCGACGGCGCCAAGAGGCACCTCCTGGCGGCCGGGTGGACGTTCTGGACGAAGCTCAAGAGCAACGGCAGAGAGGAGCTGCGCTACAGGGCGCCCACCGGACGCTCCTACATCTCCCTCCACACTGCCTGCCAGGCCTTCAAGACCAGCCGCCGGCAAGCCGCGTTGCCGATGACGACGGCCTCGGCCTCGGCTTCGTCGGCttccaacagcagcagcagcagcagcaagattGATAGACGCCGGGTGCATGCGACTCCTGCCACCATACTGCGTGCTGTGCGCCCCAGCAGGGTCGGAGACGGAGACGAAGACGGCGGCACCATCCATTGCCAGCCGCCGGTTGTGATGACGATCAGGAAGAAAAGGAAACTAatcggcgacggcgacgccgTGAACGTGACGATGAAgaaaatcaagaagaaggagacgtGCTGTCAAGTGGTGGGCGCTGATGGCACGCAGCTCATCAAGAAATCCATCACCACGACCACCCTGAccaggaagaagaggaggaggaaggaAGCAACCGCCTCCAAGAACCAAACGCGCGTAGTCCTACGGCCCACCAACAGCACGGCGTCGGCGTGCCAGCGTCGCTCGCGGACGCTCCTGTCCGTGCTCATCGACAAGGACATCGTGGTGCCGAGGGACAAGGTGACGTACAGGGCGGCGAGGGACAGGCCGGCGGCCAAGGACGGTTTCATCACCGGCGAGGGGATCAGATGCACGTGCTGCAACAAGACCTTGACGGTGGCAGAGTTCGCGGCACACGCCACCGCACGCCGGGGGAGCGACCGCCGTGAGGCCTGGGCACGTGTGTTCCTCAAGGACGGCAGGTCGCTGTCGCAGTGCCTGGTGGAGCTCATGAGGCGCGACGTGGCCGTCGTCGCGGCTCGGAATGGCGACGTGAGGGTGAAGGAGAAATGCAGCGACCCGGAGGGCGACTCGGTGTGCTCCATCTGCAACGACGGCGGCGATCTGCTCCTCTGCGACAACTGCCCGTCGGCGTTCCACCACGCCTGCGTTGGGCTGCAGGCCACTCCGGAGGGCGACTGGTTCTGTCCGTCGTGCAGATGCGGCGTGTGCGGCGGCAGCGACTTCGATGCCACCGCCGCTGGTGGTGGTGGGTTCACGGACAAGACCATCATCTACTGCGACCAATGCGAGCGTGAAT ATCATGTGGGATGCGTGAGACGACGAGGTtccgaggaggaggaagaaagcGCAGCAGAGTGGTGCCGGCGACCAGAGGAACAAGAAGAATGGCCGTGGCTTTGCAGTCCTGAATGCGGCGAGGTATTTCGGCATCTGCAGGGACTTGCTGCGGTGGCCAGGGAAAGATCCATCCCCATCCCCACTACAGTCCCCACTACAGTAGAAGGCGTGTCGCTCAGCatcctgcggcggcggcggcgacgacccaTCTCCATGGTCGCCACGGGGTCTGGGTgtcaggaggaagaggaggaggaggacgccgCCGAGCACGGGCAGCTGTGCTCCGCGCTGGACGTGCTCCACGAGTGCTTCGTGACCCTGATCGAGCCCCGTACGCAGACGGACCTCACCGCCGACATCGTCTTCAACCGAGAGTCAGAGCTGCGCCGCCTCAACTTCCGCGGGTACTACGTGGTGGGCCTGGAGAAAGCCGGCGAGCTCATCACCGTGGGGACGCTGCGGGTGTTGGGGACCGAGGTGGCAGAGCTGCCTCTGGTGGGCACCCGGTTCGCGCACCGCCGGCAGGGGATGTGCCACCTCCTCGTCACGGAGCTCGAGAAGGTGCTGCGTCAGGTGGGCGTCCGCAGGCTGGTGCTGCCCGCCGTGCCTGAGCTCCTGCCCATGTGGACCGCCTCTCTGGGCTTCCACCCCATGACCCGCTCCGACGTCATGGAGATCGCCGCGGAGCACGCCATCCTGAGCTTCCAGGGAACCACCATGTGCCACAAGAGTCTGCACCTTGCCTAG